From Labrus bergylta chromosome 22, fLabBer1.1, whole genome shotgun sequence, one genomic window encodes:
- the arhgef11 gene encoding rho guanine nucleotide exchange factor 11 isoform X2, with translation MSLRQPTSTLDRLSSLTIGDSERKSSATQQREPLVDYPVDSTGPGLVQRCVVVQKDQLGFGFTVCGERVKLVQNVRSGGAAVKAGVQEGDRIIKVNGQLVSSMSHQEVVKLIKSGTYVALTLQGPPPSSASLPLEPLSTDLTSNQRTSLGGEAPPPPPPPLPSGLSSTPSQRITGPKPLQDPEVQKHATQILRKMLEQEEAELQDLLEEQSRNPSPSLEERIESAKRRANQVRVKIQQDLEGTRSECTTSYVIAGEGRLSMDSSEGDVEGFESPHSSPSSSFRIPQHRRQNSDTHTLSDLGGKAQIIGPEEEDEEDDGYAFNEMDGPFQDIELLKSRPAHMTVFMRYIFTQLLDPNPLLFYLSVEAYLGSSPKDARTLAPQICSHFLDPDAPLKIKVREEYLTDIESRLHAQEDIRGPLSELQQQVLPDIQDQIQDYRNKQMMGLGSLFGEGDLQHLDGDPLKERQVVDRQVTALWEILSKHEEDRSSPLASAVLLYLRHSGIKLRDSKVFPGLSTEKEKWLAFLKTKKLSGIKKDKDGEDKKRNPILKYIGKPRTTSQSTFHVPLSPTEVRPGSVRNIIQQFENNTETGEEGGDAAADPQRLSTSSLGEDSMDSPTISVRLARSESLKAQGEGRRRGVTSGTESVPRSRSDVDMEDCGEEREGPGLRPLQHSTSSSASSSSARSLENPTPPYTPRSRRRSVDSPLALLPDAVALEEEACDSQNWQDTVPAQLLATLSPREVDRQAVIYELFTTEASHLRTLRVLDQVFFQKMRSVLNSEELACIFPNLPQVYELHANLCEAMKKRRETPIVQAIGDVMLARFEGAAGDEFQEQASQLCSLQTQALELIKNKKRKDPRFAHIIQECEASPHCRRLQLKDLLVSEMQRLTKYPLLLDNIIKHTEAGSSDLPSLQSAQACCRGILQAVNEVVRVTEHRQRLSQYQRRLDAAPQFKSLDLTTKRMIHEGPLTWKVSKDKQIEIQALLLSDCLVLLQRGPDDRLQLRYPSRWLGGGGGGGGDSKTSFSPLVKLDSLLVRLVATDNKALYVISTTERQIYELVAGTSSEKNTWKDLLEKTISSSGGSSPLINHGSIRLSSPSLGSASPVSTGSNVFADNSMTEQSDSMETHSSGDDIALSAAAPSNVSERKTAGVAEAALQDVETLRQLIIRDLEEDGWSHDSDDTPTNETGNRRSSFSERQRPESLETVLNFSTGEWEAEPEEAPPPEAEQSSVQVVRKAVVAGPSSSSSVPDDITDDVSDQSSKPRGGATTQGNTFYLVMPTEQGESVTDDAEDPPAPVATPHLPRPPEGTPTCDPEPDRSEAMQLERDEEEDAGQSQAGHPSHVIKNVDEIFHTIEGLMSKLRQLKEIEKAHHKLLKTLTEPPVNQESEEPQCHSASVSRTPSLDRGSIDGKEGSPAEPKILSTGF, from the exons ATGAGTCTCCGCCAGCCCACCTCTACGCTGGACAG GCTCAGCAGTCTGACCATCGGGGACTCGGAGCGCAAATCCTCTGCCacccagcagagggagccatTGGTTGACTACCCTGTTGATAGTACGG GTCCTGGTCTTGTGCAGAGATGCGTGGTGGTGCAGAAGGACCAGCTCGGCTTCGGCTTCAcagtgtgtggagagagagtgaagctcGTGCAGAATGTCCGATCAG GTGGTGCAGCAGTCAAGGCGGGGGTCCAAGAAGGAGACCGGATCATAAAG GTGAACGGTCAGCTGGTGTCCTCCATGTCCCATCAGGAGGTGGTGAAGCTCATCAAAT CTGGAACCTACGTAGCCCTGACACTTCAAGGACCGCCCCCTTCGTCTGCCTCCTTGCCCCTCGAGCCCCTCTCCACTGACCTCACATCCAATCAAAGAACGTCTCTAGGCGgggaagctccgccccctccgCCTCCACCTTTGCCCTCTGGACTGAGCAGCACGCCTTCCCAAAGAATCACAGGACCCAAACCACTACAG GACCCAGAAGTACAGAAACATGCCACTCAGATACTCAGGAAAATGCTGGAGCAGGAAGAGGCTGAActtcag GACCTGCTGGAGGAGCAGTCGAGGAACCCGTCGCCGTCTCTGGAGGAGCGGATTGAAAGTGCCAAAAGGAGAGCCAACCAAGTCAGGGTTAAGATTCAGCAAGATCTG GAGGGAACGCGATCAGAATGTACAACCAGCTACGTCATAGCAGGAGAAG GTCGACTATCAATGGACTCGAGTGAAGGAGACGTGGAG gGCTttgagagtccccactcctccccctcatcctcctTCCGGATCCCCCAACACAGGCGGCAGAACTccgacacacacaccctgtctgACCTG GGTGGAAAGGCTCAGATCATCGGcccagaggaagaggatgaagaagacgACGGCTATGCATTTAATGAG atgGACGGTCCGTTTCAGGACATCGAGCTGCTCAAGTCACGACCTGCACACATGACCGTGTTCATGAGATACATCTTCACGCAGCTTCTGGACCCCAACCCTCTG CTGTTTTACCTGTCGGTGGAGGCCTACCTGGGCTCCAGTCCTAAAGACGCACGCACACTCGCACCTCAGATCTGCTCCCACTTCCTGGACCCCGATGCT CCCCTGAAAATCAAAGTGCGAGAGGAGTATCTCACAGATATCG AGAGTCGACTTCACGCTCAGGAGGACATCAGAGGACCTCTGTCCGAGCTCCAGCAGCAAGTACTGCCTGACATCCAGGACCAGATCCAGGACTACAG GAACAAACAGATGATGGGCCTCGGCTCTCTGTTTGGAGAGGGAGACCTGCAGCACCTGGACGGGGACCCGTTGAAAGAGAGGCAGGTGGTGGACAGACAGGTCACCGCCCTCTGGGAAATACT ATCAAAGCACGAAGAGGACAGGAG ttCTCCTCTGGCGTCGGCCGTGCTCCTCTACCTGCGGCACTCGGGCATCAAGCTGAGAGACTCCAAGGTGTTCCCCGGTCTGAGCACGGAGAAGGAGAAATGGCTCGCTTTCTTAAAGACCAAAAAG CTGAGTGGTATCAAGAAGGATAAAGATGGagaggacaaaaagagaaacCCTATCCTGAAGTACATCGGCAAACCCAGGACCACATCCCAGTCga cATTCCATGTCCCCTTGTCTCCCACCGAAG TCCGTCCGGGCAGCGTGAGGAATATCATCCAGCAGTTTGAGAACAACACGGAGACGGGCGAGGAGGGAGGGGACGCCGCCGCCGACCCCCAGAGGCTCTCCACCAGCAGCCTGGGAGAAGACAGCATGGACAG CCCCACCATCTCCGTGCGCCTGGCTCGTAGCGAGTCGCTGAAGGCTCAAGGAGAAGGCCGCCGGCGAGGCGTCACCTCGGGCACCGAGTCGGTCCCTCGCTCCCGGAGCGACGTGGACATGGAGGACtgtggggaggagagggaggggcccGGGCTCCGGCCGCTGCAGCACAGCACGTCGTCGTCTGCATCCAGCAGCTCTGCACG gTCTCTAGAGAACCCTACACCCCCATACACCCCTCGGTCGAGACGCAG GAGTGTAGACTCCCCGTTGGCACTGCTGCCGGACGCCGTGGCGTTAGAGGAGGAGGCGTGCGACAGTCAGAACTGGCAGGACACGGTCCCCGCTCAGCTCCTCGCCACGCTCAGTCCGCGGGAGGTGGACCGGCAGGCCGTCATCTACG AGCTCTTCACCACCGAGGCGTCTCACCTGCGGACCTTGAGGGTCTTGGATCAGGTCTTCTTCCAGAAGATGAGGTCCGTGCTGAACTCTGAAGAGCTCGCCTGCATCTTCCCGAACCTGCCCCAGGTCTATGAACTCCAcg CAAATCTGTGTGAGGCaatgaagaagagaagagagacaccCATCGTTCAGGCCATCGGGGACGTCATGCTGGCCAGG TTTGAAGGTGCAGCTGGAGACGAGTTTCAGGAACAGGCGTCCCAGCTGTGCAGCCTGCAGACTCAGGCTCTGGAGCTCATCAAGAACAAAAAACGCAAAGATCCTCGTTTTGCACACATCATCCAG GAGTGTGAGGCGAGTCCTCACTGCCGCCGGCTGCAGCTGAAGGACCTGCTGGTGTCGGAGATGCAGAGACTCACAAAGTACCCTCTGCTGCTCGACAACAtcatcaaacacacagagg CCGGCTCGTCAGACCTCCCCTCTCTGCAAAGCGCCCAGGCGTGTTGCAGAGGGATACTGCAGGCGGTAAACGAGGTCGTCAGGGTAACGGAACACCGGCAACGCCTCAGCCAGTACCAACGCAGACTGGACGCCGCCCCTCAGTTTAAG AGTCTCGACCTCACCACAAAGAGGATGATTCATGAAGGTCCTCTCACGTGGAAAGTCAGCAAAGACAAGCAGATAG AGATCCAAGCGCTGCTGCTGTCAGACTGCCTGGTCCTCCTGCAGCGGGGCCCCGACGATCGGCTGCAGCTCAGGTATCCCTCCCGCTGGCTGGGTGGAGGCGGCGGGGGCGGCGGGGACAGCAAGACCTCCTTCAGCCCTCTGGTGAAGCTGGACTCGCTGCTGGTGCGCTTAGTGGCTACAG ACAACAAAGCCCTTTACGTCATCAGCACCACCGAGAGGCAGATCTATGAGCTGGTGGCCGGGACGTCGTCGGAGAAAAACAC CTGGAAAGATTTACTTGAAAAGACCATCTCATCATCTGGAGGATCATCACCTCTGATCAATCACGGATCCATACGTCTCTC TTCCCCCAGTCTAGGCAGTGCGTCTCCAGTGTCAACTGGGAGCAATGTCTTTGCAG ATAACTCTATGACAGAGCAGTCGGATTCAATGGAGACTCATTCGTCGGGCGACGACATCGCACTCTCAGCGGCCGCTCCTTCCAACGTGTCGGAGAGAAAAACAGCTGGAGTGGCGGAGGCGGCTTTACAAGACG TGGAAACACTACGGCAGCTCATCATACGAGACCTCGAAGAGGACGGCTGGAGCCACGATTCGGACGACACGCCCACCAACGAGACGGGGAACCGGAGGAGCTCCTTCAGCGAAAGACAGCGGCCCGAGTCCCTGGAGACCGTCCTCAACTTCAGCACCGGCGAATGGGAGGCTGAGCCCGAAGAGGCCCCGCCCCCGGAGGCGGAGCAATCCAGCGTTCAGGTCGTGAGGAAAG CTGTGGTTGCgggtccttcttcttcttcttctgtccctGACGACATCACTGATGATGTCTCCGACCAATCATCCAAGCCGAGAGGCGGGGCCACGACGCAGG GAAACACTTTCTACCTGGTCATGCCCACGGAGCAAGGTGAGAGCGTCACCGACGATGCCGAAGACCCTCCCGCCCCCGTCGCCACCCCCCACCTCCCTCGGCCGCCGGAGGGGACGCCCACCTGCGACCCGGAGCCCGACCGATCGGAGGCTATGCAATTAGAACGTGACGAAGAGGAAGACGCGGGCCAATCGCAGGCGGGGCACCCGAGCCACGTGATCAAAAATGTGGACGAGATTTTTCACACAATCGAGGGGTTGATGAGCAAGTTACGCCAGCTGAAG GAAATAGAGAAGGCCCATCACAAGCTTCTGAAGACCCTCACAGagccgcctgtcaatcaggagTCAGAGGAGCCACAGTGTCACTCTGCATCCGTCTCCAGAACACCGTCTCTGGATCGCGGCTCCATAGACG GCAAAGAGGGCAGTCCAGCTGAGCCCAAGATCCTGTCGACTGGATTTTGA
- the arhgef11 gene encoding rho guanine nucleotide exchange factor 11 isoform X1 has product MSLRQPTSTLDSPFAAWLSSLTIGDSERKSSATQQREPLVDYPVDSTGPGLVQRCVVVQKDQLGFGFTVCGERVKLVQNVRSGGAAVKAGVQEGDRIIKVNGQLVSSMSHQEVVKLIKSGTYVALTLQGPPPSSASLPLEPLSTDLTSNQRTSLGGEAPPPPPPPLPSGLSSTPSQRITGPKPLQDPEVQKHATQILRKMLEQEEAELQDLLEEQSRNPSPSLEERIESAKRRANQVRVKIQQDLEGTRSECTTSYVIAGEGRLSMDSSEGDVEGFESPHSSPSSSFRIPQHRRQNSDTHTLSDLGGKAQIIGPEEEDEEDDGYAFNEMDGPFQDIELLKSRPAHMTVFMRYIFTQLLDPNPLLFYLSVEAYLGSSPKDARTLAPQICSHFLDPDAPLKIKVREEYLTDIESRLHAQEDIRGPLSELQQQVLPDIQDQIQDYRNKQMMGLGSLFGEGDLQHLDGDPLKERQVVDRQVTALWEILSKHEEDRSSPLASAVLLYLRHSGIKLRDSKVFPGLSTEKEKWLAFLKTKKLSGIKKDKDGEDKKRNPILKYIGKPRTTSQSTFHVPLSPTEVRPGSVRNIIQQFENNTETGEEGGDAAADPQRLSTSSLGEDSMDSPTISVRLARSESLKAQGEGRRRGVTSGTESVPRSRSDVDMEDCGEEREGPGLRPLQHSTSSSASSSSARSLENPTPPYTPRSRRRSVDSPLALLPDAVALEEEACDSQNWQDTVPAQLLATLSPREVDRQAVIYELFTTEASHLRTLRVLDQVFFQKMRSVLNSEELACIFPNLPQVYELHANLCEAMKKRRETPIVQAIGDVMLARFEGAAGDEFQEQASQLCSLQTQALELIKNKKRKDPRFAHIIQECEASPHCRRLQLKDLLVSEMQRLTKYPLLLDNIIKHTEAGSSDLPSLQSAQACCRGILQAVNEVVRVTEHRQRLSQYQRRLDAAPQFKSLDLTTKRMIHEGPLTWKVSKDKQIEIQALLLSDCLVLLQRGPDDRLQLRYPSRWLGGGGGGGGDSKTSFSPLVKLDSLLVRLVATDNKALYVISTTERQIYELVAGTSSEKNTWKDLLEKTISSSGGSSPLINHGSIRLSSPSLGSASPVSTGSNVFADNSMTEQSDSMETHSSGDDIALSAAAPSNVSERKTAGVAEAALQDVETLRQLIIRDLEEDGWSHDSDDTPTNETGNRRSSFSERQRPESLETVLNFSTGEWEAEPEEAPPPEAEQSSVQVVRKAVVAGPSSSSSVPDDITDDVSDQSSKPRGGATTQGNTFYLVMPTEQGESVTDDAEDPPAPVATPHLPRPPEGTPTCDPEPDRSEAMQLERDEEEDAGQSQAGHPSHVIKNVDEIFHTIEGLMSKLRQLKEIEKAHHKLLKTLTEPPVNQESEEPQCHSASVSRTPSLDRGSIDGKEGSPAEPKILSTGF; this is encoded by the exons ATGAGTCTCCGCCAGCCCACCTCTACGCTGGACAG CCCTTTTGCTGCTTG GCTCAGCAGTCTGACCATCGGGGACTCGGAGCGCAAATCCTCTGCCacccagcagagggagccatTGGTTGACTACCCTGTTGATAGTACGG GTCCTGGTCTTGTGCAGAGATGCGTGGTGGTGCAGAAGGACCAGCTCGGCTTCGGCTTCAcagtgtgtggagagagagtgaagctcGTGCAGAATGTCCGATCAG GTGGTGCAGCAGTCAAGGCGGGGGTCCAAGAAGGAGACCGGATCATAAAG GTGAACGGTCAGCTGGTGTCCTCCATGTCCCATCAGGAGGTGGTGAAGCTCATCAAAT CTGGAACCTACGTAGCCCTGACACTTCAAGGACCGCCCCCTTCGTCTGCCTCCTTGCCCCTCGAGCCCCTCTCCACTGACCTCACATCCAATCAAAGAACGTCTCTAGGCGgggaagctccgccccctccgCCTCCACCTTTGCCCTCTGGACTGAGCAGCACGCCTTCCCAAAGAATCACAGGACCCAAACCACTACAG GACCCAGAAGTACAGAAACATGCCACTCAGATACTCAGGAAAATGCTGGAGCAGGAAGAGGCTGAActtcag GACCTGCTGGAGGAGCAGTCGAGGAACCCGTCGCCGTCTCTGGAGGAGCGGATTGAAAGTGCCAAAAGGAGAGCCAACCAAGTCAGGGTTAAGATTCAGCAAGATCTG GAGGGAACGCGATCAGAATGTACAACCAGCTACGTCATAGCAGGAGAAG GTCGACTATCAATGGACTCGAGTGAAGGAGACGTGGAG gGCTttgagagtccccactcctccccctcatcctcctTCCGGATCCCCCAACACAGGCGGCAGAACTccgacacacacaccctgtctgACCTG GGTGGAAAGGCTCAGATCATCGGcccagaggaagaggatgaagaagacgACGGCTATGCATTTAATGAG atgGACGGTCCGTTTCAGGACATCGAGCTGCTCAAGTCACGACCTGCACACATGACCGTGTTCATGAGATACATCTTCACGCAGCTTCTGGACCCCAACCCTCTG CTGTTTTACCTGTCGGTGGAGGCCTACCTGGGCTCCAGTCCTAAAGACGCACGCACACTCGCACCTCAGATCTGCTCCCACTTCCTGGACCCCGATGCT CCCCTGAAAATCAAAGTGCGAGAGGAGTATCTCACAGATATCG AGAGTCGACTTCACGCTCAGGAGGACATCAGAGGACCTCTGTCCGAGCTCCAGCAGCAAGTACTGCCTGACATCCAGGACCAGATCCAGGACTACAG GAACAAACAGATGATGGGCCTCGGCTCTCTGTTTGGAGAGGGAGACCTGCAGCACCTGGACGGGGACCCGTTGAAAGAGAGGCAGGTGGTGGACAGACAGGTCACCGCCCTCTGGGAAATACT ATCAAAGCACGAAGAGGACAGGAG ttCTCCTCTGGCGTCGGCCGTGCTCCTCTACCTGCGGCACTCGGGCATCAAGCTGAGAGACTCCAAGGTGTTCCCCGGTCTGAGCACGGAGAAGGAGAAATGGCTCGCTTTCTTAAAGACCAAAAAG CTGAGTGGTATCAAGAAGGATAAAGATGGagaggacaaaaagagaaacCCTATCCTGAAGTACATCGGCAAACCCAGGACCACATCCCAGTCga cATTCCATGTCCCCTTGTCTCCCACCGAAG TCCGTCCGGGCAGCGTGAGGAATATCATCCAGCAGTTTGAGAACAACACGGAGACGGGCGAGGAGGGAGGGGACGCCGCCGCCGACCCCCAGAGGCTCTCCACCAGCAGCCTGGGAGAAGACAGCATGGACAG CCCCACCATCTCCGTGCGCCTGGCTCGTAGCGAGTCGCTGAAGGCTCAAGGAGAAGGCCGCCGGCGAGGCGTCACCTCGGGCACCGAGTCGGTCCCTCGCTCCCGGAGCGACGTGGACATGGAGGACtgtggggaggagagggaggggcccGGGCTCCGGCCGCTGCAGCACAGCACGTCGTCGTCTGCATCCAGCAGCTCTGCACG gTCTCTAGAGAACCCTACACCCCCATACACCCCTCGGTCGAGACGCAG GAGTGTAGACTCCCCGTTGGCACTGCTGCCGGACGCCGTGGCGTTAGAGGAGGAGGCGTGCGACAGTCAGAACTGGCAGGACACGGTCCCCGCTCAGCTCCTCGCCACGCTCAGTCCGCGGGAGGTGGACCGGCAGGCCGTCATCTACG AGCTCTTCACCACCGAGGCGTCTCACCTGCGGACCTTGAGGGTCTTGGATCAGGTCTTCTTCCAGAAGATGAGGTCCGTGCTGAACTCTGAAGAGCTCGCCTGCATCTTCCCGAACCTGCCCCAGGTCTATGAACTCCAcg CAAATCTGTGTGAGGCaatgaagaagagaagagagacaccCATCGTTCAGGCCATCGGGGACGTCATGCTGGCCAGG TTTGAAGGTGCAGCTGGAGACGAGTTTCAGGAACAGGCGTCCCAGCTGTGCAGCCTGCAGACTCAGGCTCTGGAGCTCATCAAGAACAAAAAACGCAAAGATCCTCGTTTTGCACACATCATCCAG GAGTGTGAGGCGAGTCCTCACTGCCGCCGGCTGCAGCTGAAGGACCTGCTGGTGTCGGAGATGCAGAGACTCACAAAGTACCCTCTGCTGCTCGACAACAtcatcaaacacacagagg CCGGCTCGTCAGACCTCCCCTCTCTGCAAAGCGCCCAGGCGTGTTGCAGAGGGATACTGCAGGCGGTAAACGAGGTCGTCAGGGTAACGGAACACCGGCAACGCCTCAGCCAGTACCAACGCAGACTGGACGCCGCCCCTCAGTTTAAG AGTCTCGACCTCACCACAAAGAGGATGATTCATGAAGGTCCTCTCACGTGGAAAGTCAGCAAAGACAAGCAGATAG AGATCCAAGCGCTGCTGCTGTCAGACTGCCTGGTCCTCCTGCAGCGGGGCCCCGACGATCGGCTGCAGCTCAGGTATCCCTCCCGCTGGCTGGGTGGAGGCGGCGGGGGCGGCGGGGACAGCAAGACCTCCTTCAGCCCTCTGGTGAAGCTGGACTCGCTGCTGGTGCGCTTAGTGGCTACAG ACAACAAAGCCCTTTACGTCATCAGCACCACCGAGAGGCAGATCTATGAGCTGGTGGCCGGGACGTCGTCGGAGAAAAACAC CTGGAAAGATTTACTTGAAAAGACCATCTCATCATCTGGAGGATCATCACCTCTGATCAATCACGGATCCATACGTCTCTC TTCCCCCAGTCTAGGCAGTGCGTCTCCAGTGTCAACTGGGAGCAATGTCTTTGCAG ATAACTCTATGACAGAGCAGTCGGATTCAATGGAGACTCATTCGTCGGGCGACGACATCGCACTCTCAGCGGCCGCTCCTTCCAACGTGTCGGAGAGAAAAACAGCTGGAGTGGCGGAGGCGGCTTTACAAGACG TGGAAACACTACGGCAGCTCATCATACGAGACCTCGAAGAGGACGGCTGGAGCCACGATTCGGACGACACGCCCACCAACGAGACGGGGAACCGGAGGAGCTCCTTCAGCGAAAGACAGCGGCCCGAGTCCCTGGAGACCGTCCTCAACTTCAGCACCGGCGAATGGGAGGCTGAGCCCGAAGAGGCCCCGCCCCCGGAGGCGGAGCAATCCAGCGTTCAGGTCGTGAGGAAAG CTGTGGTTGCgggtccttcttcttcttcttctgtccctGACGACATCACTGATGATGTCTCCGACCAATCATCCAAGCCGAGAGGCGGGGCCACGACGCAGG GAAACACTTTCTACCTGGTCATGCCCACGGAGCAAGGTGAGAGCGTCACCGACGATGCCGAAGACCCTCCCGCCCCCGTCGCCACCCCCCACCTCCCTCGGCCGCCGGAGGGGACGCCCACCTGCGACCCGGAGCCCGACCGATCGGAGGCTATGCAATTAGAACGTGACGAAGAGGAAGACGCGGGCCAATCGCAGGCGGGGCACCCGAGCCACGTGATCAAAAATGTGGACGAGATTTTTCACACAATCGAGGGGTTGATGAGCAAGTTACGCCAGCTGAAG GAAATAGAGAAGGCCCATCACAAGCTTCTGAAGACCCTCACAGagccgcctgtcaatcaggagTCAGAGGAGCCACAGTGTCACTCTGCATCCGTCTCCAGAACACCGTCTCTGGATCGCGGCTCCATAGACG GCAAAGAGGGCAGTCCAGCTGAGCCCAAGATCCTGTCGACTGGATTTTGA